TGAGTATATTTTAAGTCGTTTGACTGGGTTTTGTTTGGTGGCGCCTCCCCttatatgatgatgtgggaatgtttggtggcgcctccccttatatgatgatgtgggaatgtttggtggcgcctccccttatatgatgatgtgggaatgtttggtggcgcctccccttatatgatgatgtgggaatgtttggtggcacctccccttatatgatgatgtgggaatgtttggtggcacctccccttatatgatgatgtgggaaatataatattattaaacgTGGGGAGAGGATAACATAGTTATCCTGTGCAGGAAAAACTATTTACGTGGGTAAATGGACAATGTTACTGGCTAAAGAGGCTTCTGGCTACGCTGCGGGATGGGCAATGTGTATGCTTGGGAAACATTACTAGCCACGTGTCTTTTTCCTGGTGTTCTCCAATGTAGCTGTGTAAATTGCGTGTACCTGTGGCAGGGGCTATGTAAAGTGCTTGGTAATGGGCTTATGTTATATTTTAAGCCAGTCTTTTATCTGTTCAACTAATAATTCATATTTGCTATATGcatatataattgtaataaagTGTTCATAGTTTGCAATCTGAAATTAATCAACTGAACAACTTGAAATCATTCATACTATGAAAATGTTGGGCCGTTATAGTATGCTtctcaatttaaaataatatgtcTGTTTCCACACATTTATTTCCAGCAGGTAGGCACAGAAGCAGGGATATCACGGAGGGATGTGACATTTTATACCCAGAAATAGAAATTAACAACTTCCCACAAGACTCTCCAGAAGAAAACCCTATTGccctaaatatacatccaatacttcacagtgcagatatatTATCTGACCCCTCTGATCATGTGATATATTCTCCTGATAACTCGGATATTGTTAGAAATAGTACAGCTCATACAGGGGATAGACTCTTTCCCTGTtttgaatgtggtaaatgttttatgcATCAGTCGGtccttgttagacatcagaaaactcacacagttgacaaaccatttccatgctctgagtgtgggaaatgttttgcacagaaatcaaCTCTAgttaaacatcagaaaattcacatagGTGAGAAGTCATTtccatgctctgaatgtggaaaatatttCATACAAAAATCAGATCTTCTTAAACAtcaaagaactcacacaggtgagaagccatttctatgttccgagtgtgggaaatgttttgcacagcaatcacatcttgttcaacatcagaaATTTCACAtaggtgagaagccatttacatgctctgaatgtggaaaaagTTTTATACAAAAATCAGATCTTCTTAAACAtcaaagaactcacacaggtgagaagccatttccatgttctgaatgtgggaaatgttttacagataaatccaatcttcttaaacatcagagaattcacacagatgagaagccattttcatgttctgaatgtgggaaatgttttacagataaatccaatcttcttaaacatcagagaattcacacaggtgagaagccattttcatgttctgaatgtgggaaatgttttacagataaatccaatcttcttaaacatcagaattcacacaggtgagaagcaatTTTCATGttgtgaatgtgggaaatgtgttgcacaaaaatcaaatcttgttacacATAAGAAAAttcatacaaattaaaaaaaggaaagcaaTACTTACATAATTATACATACATGGTGGGCAACTTAAAGCTCTATTCTATTtccaggagagagagaaagaagtgtGTATAGGAGTGGAGTCACTcaaatggccaaaagtttttataATTTATAACTTTATTgattaatgtatataatatagtaaCATTGGGAAATAATTCCATTAAAGAACTAATAGCGAAATGTTAAAATAGAGTGTGAAGTGTATATATCATAAATGTGTCAAACTGTTAAGAAGGTAGAAGAAACTACCCAGCTGCACTGCTGGTCGAAATGATAACATCTTAACTAGTTTATTTCAGGCTGGAATAAACTAGTTAATATGTTATCATTTCGCTCTTAGTTCTTTAATGGAATTATTTCCCAATGTTACTATAGTCTATACATTAATCAATAAAGTTTaaattttttaaaggattttggcCATTTGAGTGCCTCCACTCCTATACacactcctttctctctctcctggaAATAGTACTGACCTTTACAGagtgtgtgagtgcaccctccaTTGAAAAccatgaggaaaaaaaaatcattccttTATTAGAAAATTTAAAAGGAGTATAAATGGCTAGCTTGGTGCGGTGCAATTTCGATTATTTAAACTTAAAGCTCTAGTAACACAGTATGTTGACATGTTCTATGGTCATACGAGGAATGCATGTCATCAATGTAAGACTGGAAGAGATTGCTCATGTGTGGAACTTTTTGCAGTTTCCTTCATGTTAAATATTGGCATCTCTCGCCACAGTTATAACAGACCACATGGTTGCTACAATAGGAACCTAAGTAATATATATTGTCAGCACTGGATTGGATAATGTGGCTTTTGGTACATTGCTGCATTATATTTGGTCATACTCTCTAAATTCATTTAGTTATTTCTGTAATCTGTTAGTATCTTACTGGATCACTTATGAAGCTGCATTGATGTGGGTCTACAGTGCATTTTTAACTTGGATATGTATATTCCTTGCTGAATGTGTTCTAGGTGCACTCATGCTCCATGTGTTTACCTGCATTTGAAATTA
The nucleotide sequence above comes from Mixophyes fleayi isolate aMixFle1 chromosome 6, aMixFle1.hap1, whole genome shotgun sequence. Encoded proteins:
- the LOC142095490 gene encoding uncharacterized protein LOC142095490, giving the protein MSVSTHLFPAGRHRSRDITEGCDILYPEIEINNFPQDSPEENPIALNIHPILHSADILSDPSDHVIYSPDNSDIVRNSTAHTGDRLFPCFECGKCFMHQSVLVRHQKTHTVDKPFPCSECGKCFAQKSTLVKHQKIHIGEKSFPCSECGKYFIQKSDLLKHQRTHTGEKPFLCSECGKCFAQQSHLVQHQKFHIGEKPFTCSECGKSFIQKSDLLKHQRTHTGEKPFPCSECGKCFTDKSNLLKHQRIHTDEKPFSCSECGKCFTDKSNLLKHQRIHTGEKPFSCSECGKCFTDKSNLLKHQNSHR